Proteins encoded in a region of the Streptomyces sp. NBC_01298 genome:
- a CDS encoding S9 family peptidase — MTPPLTPSPATPRGDGTAPYGSWPSPIGAALAASLDGRPEYVGAIGAEVWWTVPRPAEGGRRALVRRPADGGPAVCALPAPWNVRSRVTEYGGLPWAGAERPLGGPLVVFVHFADQRLYAYEPDAPGSPAPRALTPLSAVGGGLRWADPVLRDGEVWCVLEEFTGTAPTDVRRVLAAVPLDGSAAEDRSLVRELTDDRYRFSTGPRLSPDGRHAAWLVWDHPRMPWDGTELRLAEVTPDGRLAQARTVLGGPEEAVAQVEWTTGGSLLAVSDRGGWWNPYRVDPETGGAVNLCPREEEFGGALWKPGLRWIAALPDGLVAVLHGRGSSVLGVLDPESGDLVDAAGPWTAWQPTLAVSGDRVYGVAASPRSAYEVVELDTATGHARVVGGRGCGTAEAEPQDAAAGAGPADRADPAYYPEPQSRTFFGRGGREIHAHVYPPHHPLLRARADELPPYVVWAHGGPTDHVPPVLDLHIAYFTSRGIGVVEVNYGGSTGYGRAYRERLREQWGLVDVEDCASVARALAAEGTADPDRLAIRGGSAGGWTAAASLASTDLYACAAIIYPVLDLTGFAAETHDLESRYIDGLAGPPQTLALLSRERSPVARADGITAPFVLLQGLDDPVCPPAQAERLLAAMRGRSVPHAYVAFEGEGHGFRRADTMVRALEAELSLYAQVFGFERADIPRLALSD, encoded by the coding sequence GTGACGCCCCCGCTGACGCCCTCGCCGGCGACCCCGCGCGGCGACGGCACCGCGCCCTACGGCAGCTGGCCCTCGCCGATCGGCGCCGCGCTCGCCGCCTCCCTCGACGGGAGACCCGAGTACGTCGGCGCGATCGGCGCCGAGGTGTGGTGGACGGTGCCCCGGCCGGCCGAAGGCGGTCGCCGCGCCCTGGTCCGCCGGCCCGCGGATGGCGGGCCCGCCGTCTGCGCGCTGCCCGCGCCGTGGAACGTGCGCAGCCGGGTCACCGAGTACGGCGGCCTGCCCTGGGCGGGCGCCGAACGGCCCCTGGGCGGGCCGCTGGTGGTCTTCGTACACTTCGCCGACCAGCGGCTGTACGCGTACGAGCCCGACGCGCCCGGCAGCCCCGCGCCGCGGGCGCTGACCCCCCTTTCGGCGGTCGGCGGCGGGCTGCGCTGGGCCGACCCGGTGCTGCGGGACGGCGAAGTCTGGTGCGTGCTCGAGGAGTTCACCGGGACCGCGCCGACCGACGTGCGCCGCGTACTGGCCGCCGTACCGCTCGACGGGTCGGCCGCCGAAGACCGCTCTCTCGTCAGGGAGTTGACCGACGACCGGTACCGGTTCAGCACCGGGCCCCGGCTCTCCCCGGACGGGCGGCACGCGGCCTGGCTGGTGTGGGACCACCCCCGGATGCCGTGGGACGGCACCGAGCTCCGGCTCGCCGAGGTCACCCCCGACGGCCGGCTCGCGCAGGCCCGTACCGTGCTCGGCGGACCGGAGGAGGCGGTCGCGCAGGTCGAGTGGACCACCGGCGGAAGCCTCCTCGCGGTGAGCGACCGGGGCGGCTGGTGGAACCCGTACCGGGTGGACCCGGAGACGGGCGGGGCCGTCAACCTGTGCCCCCGGGAAGAGGAGTTCGGCGGGGCGCTGTGGAAGCCCGGCCTGCGCTGGATCGCGGCGCTCCCCGACGGACTGGTCGCCGTCCTGCACGGCCGGGGCTCCTCGGTGCTCGGCGTGCTCGACCCGGAGAGCGGGGACCTCGTCGACGCGGCCGGGCCGTGGACGGCCTGGCAGCCCACGCTCGCCGTCAGCGGCGACCGGGTCTACGGGGTCGCGGCCAGCCCGCGCAGCGCGTACGAGGTGGTGGAGCTGGACACGGCCACCGGGCACGCCCGGGTGGTGGGCGGCCGCGGCTGCGGGACGGCGGAGGCGGAGCCGCAGGACGCGGCAGCCGGGGCGGGGCCGGCCGACCGGGCGGACCCCGCCTACTACCCCGAGCCGCAGAGCAGGACCTTCTTCGGCCGGGGCGGCCGGGAGATCCACGCCCACGTCTATCCGCCGCACCACCCCCTGCTGCGCGCCCGGGCCGACGAGCTGCCCCCGTACGTGGTGTGGGCGCACGGCGGCCCCACCGACCACGTGCCGCCCGTACTCGACCTGCACATCGCCTACTTCACCTCCCGCGGCATCGGCGTCGTCGAGGTCAACTACGGCGGCTCCACGGGCTACGGCCGCGCCTACCGGGAACGGCTGCGCGAACAGTGGGGCCTGGTCGACGTCGAGGACTGCGCCTCCGTGGCGCGGGCCCTGGCCGCCGAGGGCACCGCCGACCCGGACCGGCTCGCGATCCGGGGCGGCAGCGCGGGCGGCTGGACGGCCGCGGCCTCGCTGGCGTCGACCGACCTGTACGCGTGTGCGGCGATCATCTACCCGGTGCTGGACCTGACCGGCTTCGCCGCCGAGACCCACGACCTGGAGTCCCGCTACATCGACGGCCTCGCCGGACCCCCGCAGACCCTGGCCCTGCTCAGCCGCGAGCGTTCCCCGGTGGCCCGCGCCGACGGGATCACCGCGCCGTTCGTCCTGCTCCAGGGCCTGGACGACCCGGTCTGCCCGCCCGCGCAGGCGGAGCGGCTGCTGGCCGCGATGCGCGGGCGGTCGGTGCCGCACGCGTACGTCGCCTTCGAGGGCGAGGGCCACGGCTTCCGGCGCGCGGACACGATGGTCCGGGCCCTGGAGGCGGAGCTGTCGCTGTACGCGCAGGTGTTCGGGTTCGAGCGGGCGGACATCCCCCGTTTGGCCCTGTCCGACTGA
- a CDS encoding LapA family protein, whose amino-acid sequence MSSHTSKSRGKGQGPITPGRAGIAALAVLTLVFIFENTRSTKIRLLIPQVTMPLYVALLIAAVLGGLCGAYFARRRRQR is encoded by the coding sequence ATGAGCTCCCACACGTCCAAGAGCCGCGGCAAGGGTCAAGGGCCGATCACCCCGGGCCGCGCGGGCATCGCCGCGCTCGCGGTGCTCACCCTGGTGTTCATCTTCGAGAACACCCGCTCCACCAAGATCCGGCTGCTGATCCCGCAGGTGACGATGCCGCTGTACGTCGCCCTGCTGATCGCGGCGGTGCTGGGCGGACTGTGCGGCGCGTACTTCGCCCGACGGCGCAGGCAGCGGTAG